The window CCCCAGCGCCGCCATCAATGATGCCTGAGATTGAACCACCGGCGGCAAAAGAGAACGTGTCATTACCGTTACTACCTGTCAGATTTTCAAAGCCACTGAAACTCAAAGCGGCATTATTTGCTGAGCCGCTATTAGCCGCATCAATCTGATACTGAGAAAAACCTATTAACGAGTCATTAGCGGCGGCTGCAGCCACCACCTCAATACCATTAAAACCAACATCGCTACCATTGACGCGCAACAGGCCAGATGCATTAACTGCTATCGAACCGGCAGAGGCCAAGACATTGATCGTGTCGCTACCGGTCAATCCATCGATCACCCCTCCTACACGGCCAGCATTACTAAAAGTAAAACTATCCGCGGCTGTCGCCCTAGCAATCAAATTTTCAATATTACTAAACGCAATACCATCTACCGTACCGGCGTCAACCGCATTGACCACATACGCGGCACCACCGCGAATTTCATCACCGCTAACTTCACCACCTTCGCCACCATCAATAGCTGCAAAGCTGGCAGCACCAAGCACAAAACTATCATCACCGGCCATACCATTCAGATTGCCAATACTACCGGCAGTCAATACAAATGAGTCATCTCCGGCGCCGCCACTCAAGTTATCAATATTGGAAAAAGCAACGCCATCAACAGTACCTGAATTGGCCGCTGTCACCTCATAGGCCGAGCCACCACTGATCGCATCAGCAGCACCCACTACACCATCAATACTGGTTACGCTACCACCACTGAGGATAAAACTGTCACTACCGCTACTGCCAACCAACCGCTCTACATTGCTAAATGTCGCCCCGTTAACCGTGCCCGAATTAGCGCCTGACACAATATAGTTAGTCCCTCCCTCGATACTGTCACCCGCAACGCTGGCACCACCATTAAGACCGATGGAGGTAGCCACAGACACAGTGAAAGTATCATCACCGGCACCGGCATTAATTGCCTCCAGCTCGGTGAACGCTATCCCTAGAATATCGACACCATCAGCTCCTTGCAGAGCATAACTTTCACTGGCACTAGTGCCCACCAAAGTATCCGTACCAACCCCCCCAGCGGCCACTGCTTCTACATTAGTAAAAGCCATACCACTGACGTTAACGGCACGGGTACCTTGTAGCGAATAACTCTCCGTTGCCGCCGCACCGGTAACCGTGTCGGTATCCGTGCCTGCGCCACCAGCATCAACATTTTCCACCTGGGTAAAAGCAATACCTGAAGTCGTTACCGCATTGGTGCCAACAATCGCATAAGTTCCGCTCGCAGCCGTGCCCAGTACACTATCAGCACCGATATTGCCGGCATTGACCACATCCAGATTGGTGAAGGTTAGACCATTCACCTGAACACTTTTATTGCCAAGAATCGCGAAGCTTTCTGCCGCCGTGGTACCTGTGAACGTATCGCTACCGCCGCCGGCATCAATAGTGGCACTAATGGATCCCGTCATTGAAAACCCATCAGCACCTGCCCCACCAGCGAAAGTATCCACTTGGGTAAAATTGATACCATCAACCAAGGCTGCTGACGCACTGGTTAAGGCGAATACAGACCCAGCAACTGCGGCCGTTACTGTATCGCCAGCTCCTGTACCCACCGCCGCTGCCTCGACATTAGAAAAAGCAATACCAGCAACGGTGACCGCCCGGGTACCCTGCAATACATAACTCTCCGGGGCCGTCTGCCCCGTAATGGTATCGGTATCGGTGCCAGCACCACCGGCATTCACTGCTTCAATCTGGGTAAAGGCAATACCTGAAGCAGTCACTGCATTCGCGCCATCGACCACATAACTTTCACTTGAGCCAGTGCCCGTAACGGTATCGGTACCAGTACCACCAGCTGCAGCAGCCTCCACATTGGTAAAGGCAATACCATTGACCGTAACCGCTCGCGTGCCTTGAATCGCGTAATTTTCTGTAGCCGCTTCGCCGGTAATAGTATCGGTATCCGTGCCCGCGCCACCGGCATCAACCACTTCAATATCGGTAAAGGCAATCCCGGACGTGGTCACCGCATTGGCACCATTAATCACATACCCGTCATCACCAACCGTACCGGTTACCGAGTCACTGCCTGTACCACCAGCATTGATCACATCCAGATTAGTGAAGGTCAGGCCATTCACCTGAACACTTTTATTACCCTGAATAGCAAAGTTCTCTCCCGTCGTGGTACCTGTAAACGTATCGCTACCACCACCGGCATCTATCGACGCGGTAATTGAACCTGTCATTGAAAACTGATCATTACCTGCACCACCGGCAAAGGTCTCCACCTCAGTAAAGCTGATACTATCCACTATCGCTGCCGAAGTACTACTTAACGCAAACACCGATCCGGCAGTAGCTGCTGTGACTGTATCGCCTACCCCGGCACCTACTGCCGCCGCTTCAACATTTGTGAAAGCAATACCAGCAACGGTGACCGCCCGGGTACCCTGCAATACATAACTCTCCGGGGCCGTCTGTCCCGTAATGGTATCGGTATCGGTGCCAGCACCACCGGCATTCACCGCTTCAATCTGGGTAAAGGCAATACCTGAAGCAGTCACTGCATTCGCACCATCGATCACATAACTTTCACTTGAGCCAGTGCCCGTAACGGTATCGGTACCAGTACCACCAGCTGCAGCAGCCTCCACATTGGTAAAGGCAATACCATTGACCGTAACCGCTCGCGTGCCTTGAATCGCGTAATTTTCTGTAGCCGCTTCGCCGGTAATAGTATCGGTATCCGTGCCCGCGCCACCGGCATCAACCACTTCAATATCGGTAAAGGCAATCCCGGACGTGGTCACCGCATTGGCACCATTAATCACATACCCTTCATCACCAACCGTACCGGTTACCGAGTCACTGCCTGTACCACCAGCATTGATCACATCCAGATTAGTGAAGGTCAGGCCATTCACCTGCACACTTTTATTACCCTGAATAGCAAAGTTCTCTCCCGTCGTGGTACCTGTAAACGTATCACTACCACCACCGGCATCTATCGACGCGGTGATCGAACCGGCCATTGAAAACTGATCATTACCCGCACCACCGGCAAAGGTAGAGATACCACTGTAAGACACACTATCTACAGTCGCCGAGGTACTGCTGGCAATAGCAAAGGTTGAACCCCTGAAGCCGCCGTTAACGTGTCGGCACCACCGTTACCCGCATAGCTGCCAACACCACTAAAGGTCACCGCAAAGGTATCGAAGTTAGCATTAGTGATGGAAAAACTATTAGCGCCATTCGCGACTAAGGTATCTAGCCCGCTACTGCCAGTAACGCTATCACCACCACCGCCACCATTAATACTCATCGCTGAAGCAAAGGTGGGGTCAGCAATAAAACTGAAGCTATCAGCGCCCGTATCACCCGCAAACGTGGTGATCGCACTGAATAACACGCCATCGACCGTGGCAGAACTATTACTGGCGATCACGAAAGTCGAACCACCTGAGGCGGCGGTAACCGTGTCGGCACCACCGTTACCCGCATAATTGCCAACACCACTAAAGGTCACCGCAAAGGTATCGAAGTTGGCATTAGTAATGGAAAAACTGTTAGCGCCATTGGCGATTAAGGCATCAAGCCCGGTACTACCGGTGACGCTATCACCACCGCCGCCACCATTAATACTCATCGCCGAGGCAAAAGTGGGGTCAGCAATAAAGCTGAAACTATCAGCGCCGGTATCACCCGCAAACACTTCAACTTGAGTAAAACTGATGCCATCAACAGTGGCTGCCGAATTACTGCTAAAGACAAAAGTGGACCCACCCGATGCAGCCGTTACCGTATCACTGCCAGAAGTAGAGCCCGCCGCCACATTTTCAATATCTCTGAAGTCGATCGCGTTATAGGAAACTCTTTCATTACCCAGCAGTACAAAATTATCTGCGCCTGCTGCCACTCCCGTGATGGTATCAGCGCCCGTGCCTGCATCGACAATATCGATTTCATTGACCACGATATCCGTAGCCAAATCAACTACAACCGTATTCGTGCCAGTGGAAGTCAAACCATGGCCAGCATTGTCCAATATCAACGTATCGATACCAGCACCGCCATCGCCACCATCACCATCAATAATAATGCTTGAGCCACCTAGCGTGCCAGCTAATGTAAATTGGTCGGCGCCATCGGCACCATCAATATTAAGCGCGCCAATAGCTGTGATATCACCCAATGTATTCACACTATCTGCATCACCAAAACCCACGGCAAGGTTAATGGTATTAGCTGTTATCGCCCCAAGGTATGAACAAAATCAATGGAGCTTGTAGTCAATGCAGCACCGACGCCGGCAGTATCTCCTAAGCCCCCCTGACTGGTAAGATTCGCGCCCACATTGATAGCACCACCATTAGCAGTCAGCTGGATAGCACCACCATCACCACCATCACCATCGGCAGCACTGCCAGAACCGGTACCACCAGCACCACCTGTTGAGGTAATCGCAGCGTCGATATCGATATTATTAGTGGTGGCAGTCAATGTAATCACACCACCGTTGCCGCCATTACCGCCAAGGTTGTTACCCGTATTACCCGCACCACCGACACCACCGGTACTACTAATCGCAGCATTGATATCAACGCCGGTACCGCCTACCAACGTAATCGCCATTGCATCCACACCCGGATTACCAGGGTCTGCGTCAAGGCCATCGATGCCAACCACATTGATTTCGCCATTTACAGTTAACAAGCCAGCGGTAGCCGTAAGACTGACGCTACCGGCAATATTATCAATAGCCACACCGGTATCGCCGTTGCCAACAGTCAGGTCATTAGCCGCGGTAAAATCCAGAGAGACATCAACACCGCCCCCATCCAATTTAACCCCATCAGCAATCACGATATCCGTGGCTGAAATTAACGACAGCGTATTGCCCGAAGTATTTGCCAAGAAGGTATAACTATCGTTAATAGTGATAACACCATCACCCGCTCCAGTCTCGGAGGTAGTGACCGTCACATCACCATCATCCAGTACGGATTCTATAGTGGCCCAGGTCAGTACCGGTTCGGAACCATCACCGGGAATGTCATCAGTAAAATTGGGGGAGCCGGTAATATTGGCATCAGGGCCTGCAGTCTGAATAGATATATTGTCAGGGTCGATCAACCAGTGACCGCCCTGCCCCAGGAGTGATGAAATATCAATGCGCGCGGAGTCAGCAACAAACAAACCTTGTGCGCCAGAAGTTTCAATAAAGCCGCCATTACCACGATTAGCAGCCACAGAGATAGCACCACCAAAACGCGTGTAACTATCCGACCACACAATCACTCTGCCACCATCACCGTGCCCGGTAGCGGCTGCATCGATAACTACATCTTCTCCCACAAACGCTTGCCGGGCATTTTTGATCTGGTCATTTAATCCTTTGTAATCACCGCCAATCAGTACTTCACCACCGCCAGCAGCCCCAGAAGCATCTATACTCGCCTGATCGACCAGTGCAACATTCTCTCCCTCAACGATAACCAAACCACCGGCCGCAGTTTGCGAACTAACATCCAGCACACCACTGTGAAAGGTATCGCCGCCACGGCCAGACAAGCGAATCTCACCGCCACTGACATCAATACCGGCCGCGCGAATAATACCCTCATTATTTACCGCGCGCTCAAATAACCCTGCCGCTACGTCCGCTTCAACCAGCACAGAGCCGGCAACAATTTCCCCCGTATTCGAAACCGCTGATTCCAAACCTTGCGTGTTTTGCAATACCGCTTTATTAACCTTAACGCCAATATGACCAGCGGCATCAAAGGTTAGCAACGCCTCAGAGGCCGCATTAATGGATACCAGCTCCGCTTGAATCATTGCTGCCGGACCATCATTAGCAACCGCATTGCCCAATAAAGAAACACTGGTAGTTGCATTAATCAAACCGCGATTAACCACAACCCCATCGGCACCACCCACACTGCCGAATAACAAATTACCATTCATAAAATCGTCTGGATTAATTGCCAAGCCACTCGCTATCAAAGCATTCACATTGACACTGGAATAATCGGTAAAAAATATACCGGCGGGATTCACTAAAATAATCCGGCCATTGGCTTCCAGCTGCCCCATGATGCGCGTGGGATTATTATTAAGCACACGATTTAAGGCGAGCGCGTTGGCGCTGGGTTGATTGAAACGAACCAGTTCATTGCTATTAATATCAAAACTCTGCCAATCCAGCGCCAACCGATTTGAGAACTGATCAATAGTGGTGGTATTACCGGAAACACTAATCGCGCCACTACCGCCAACCACACTACCACCAGCGGGGGCCGCCACAACCAAAGGTGCAAGCGCAGGATTGATGGCCATGGCAATCGCAGCGGGCAATAGCATGCGGCGCAAAAAAGTCACGCGCTGTCGATCACTCATTGCGACCGCTTTATATTTTCTTATTGCCATATCCTTCACCAACCACCAATCCACATAGAGAAATAATTATGTCTTAATATTGCAAACATATTGCATTGAAGCGCAGACAAACATATACACCCAATTACTTAGTCATACATAAACGTAACTTCGACAAAAGTTTGCACAGAGTCCGCATCATCACCAAAATTGTCGAGATTGGATTTACTGGCGAGTGGTTTTGAAAAACTAATTTTCGCCCCCAACATTTCACGCCAGGTAAATTTGAATAACACACCCGCACCAGCCAAATTTGCCCAGGAATCACCTGCCGCGTTTGCTGCTTCAACATTAACAACACCGTAAGCGCCATCGACGAACAATGCCACCTTGAGCTTGTCTTCAATACTTTTAGCAACCCATGTCATTGGCAGTTCAACATACCACTCAGCACTCAAATACCCAGCCTGATCCGCAGAAAAGTCACTGACGGTAAACGCTCGTACTGCATCAGCACCACCCAACGGTAACTGCTCAAAAGCTGGCAGGCCTGATTCACTGTAACGTAACTTTGTCCTCGCCAAAACGTAAGACTGATAACTAGTAAATGGCAAATTGACTATTTTTAATGCCGACCAATCTATAGCTAGCTTATAAAACTCCTCATCCTGATTAAGCCCCTCATCAACCCCTGATTTGAAATCACCATACTGCACTGACGCCATTGCCATGTTCATTAAGGCATAACGTTTATTGATATTGTTAAAGGAAAAGTTAAGCTGTACGCCCTGCACTTTTTCGCCAGCATCCGGTATCTCTTGATCGGCATCAATCTCGGTTTCTTTTTCAGTAAAAGCAAAACCGGCATTGAAACCCAAGTTCGGCAGGCGCTTAAACTGGCGATCCATACCTACCGTGTAATTTGTATTGGTACCTTCAATATTTAAGTTATCGATATTTTGATCACCATCCCCATCAACTGAAAAATTATTTACATCCGCAGAGACATAAGCGTAAGTACGCTCATCAAACACCGGCGCGCGATATTGAAAGACTGAAACATCAGAATTTAGGGGCGACCAGGATTGCAAATAACCCAACGTTAATTGATCCCCAAAGCCTGAAGGATTAAAAAAATCTACCATCGCCAGCACGCGATTATCACCAGTAAAAACAGCACCGTGATTATCTGCCGTCACCGTTGCTCGCCAGCGTTTTTCCTCAGCAACGGTTAAGTCCAGCGAGGTTTCTCCAACACTAGCGCCAGCCGTTAACGCACCTTGCACCATCACTCCGGGAAAATCATTAATCAGGTATAAGGCCTCTTCAATTTCATCGCTGTTAGCGGCCTTGCCGACATATTGACTGAAGGGCTTGGTCAAACGCTCTGCCGAGTAATGTGTATTTCCTTGCAAGCTCACACCCGATAATACCCCAGCCAAAATATCCAGCCGCACCACACCCTCTTTGACACTTTGCACTGGAATATACGCTTTCGCCAAAAAGACACCGCGACTACGATAATACGCCGAAAGTTTCGCGGCAATATCTTCGAGCTCGTAAAAATTGATACCGCGCTCTGCCCGTTGCGTCGTCACCAAACTGATTAAATCATCCAACACTAATGAATTAATTTTTTCCAGATCTGCATTGTCGCTAACACCGTTAGCCAAGCGTTGATTGAGCAATAAATCGACCAGGCCCTGTAGCTCATATTTTCTTAAGCCTGCCAAGGTATTACTCTCACTCACAGACAATATATAATCTGCGACCTGCTCTAATTCAGTGATACTAGAAGGGGAAGCTTTCGCCTGTGGCAATAACTCGGCAATGGCTTGCAATTCTTCTTCGGTATAACCACTGGCGAGTTGATTTTGTTTTTGACTATATTGCTGGCGCAAATCTTCAGCCAACTGCAACACTGACTGCCGACTAATTCCTAGCTCAGGAAATTCAGGAATATTATCAAATTGAAATTCACTGACTTCAATGCTGGGGCCTTCATCACGTTCAGTCACCGCAGGAATTTCAGCATTAGGAGTGAGCACGCTTTGCTGCTCAAAGGAAAACTTGGCGGCGCCACCCGCAGGCTGAACTGGATAGCCCCGGTCATCGATTTGAGCTGACACACTGCCAACCATGGGCACAAAAAGTAGTGCTAATATCCGTCGTCGCATTAATATTTTACCTGCCAATATCCACTGTCGGCAGCACTATTGCCGCAAGCCATCAAATGGATAATCATTAAAAGCGTGATCTAACCAAATTAATCTAATTGCCAACCACTCATTACATTTTTTATTTTTTCAGAATCAGTAAAGCTGTTCATGGCCCTACTTATAAGAGTTAGCGCTTAATACCCCTAACCAAACGAAATCCCGTTACCGCATCAGGCCTACCGGAGTGCGCTTCTTTATAATCCACAGTACATGCGACATCAGCCAAGCGATCCGTATGTCGGCCTCCAGCTGCGGCAATCGAAGCGCCATCAACCGTCCACTCCTGCACATTACCGACTACGTTATACAGCCCCCAATCGTTAAAGCCGCCACCAGCTACTCGCAATTCATCACCGGAGCGAGTGCCATTGACACGCTTTACCGTGCAGTTAGGGTCCAGATTTTTTGAACGTCCGCCCGCTTTCGCCGCATTGAGCCACTCCGCATAAGTCGGTAAACGATAATCAAAACCGGTATTTTCTGATAACCACGCCGCATAAGCTTGCGCCTGCGCAATGGCGAGCTGCCGCACCGGCAAATCACTTTTTATATCTGTGATACCACTACAGTCATTACCTGCCTGACAATAAACCCCAAACTCTCTAGCGGTAATTTCATACTTGCCGATTGCATAAGACTTGCCGCCGTCCACACCTTTTACTATCACCATTTTAGGTCCGGC is drawn from Oceanicoccus sp. KOV_DT_Chl and contains these coding sequences:
- a CDS encoding filamentous hemagglutinin N-terminal domain-containing protein, with product MSDRQRVTFLRRMLLPAAIAMAINPALAPLVVAAPAGGSVVGGSGAISVSGNTTTIDQFSNRLALDWQSFDINSNELVRFNQPSANALALNRVLNNNPTRIMGQLEANGRIILVNPAGIFFTDYSSVNVNALIASGLAINPDDFMNGNLLFGSVGGADGVVVNRGLINATTSVSLLGNAVANDGPAAMIQAELVSINAASEALLTFDAAGHIGVKVNKAVLQNTQGLESAVSNTGEIVAGSVLVEADVAAGLFERAVNNEGIIRAAGIDVSGGEIRLSGRGGDTFHSGVLDVSSQTAAGGLVIVEGENVALVDQASIDASGAAGGGEVLIGGDYKGLNDQIKNARQAFVGEDVVIDAAATGHGDGGRVIVWSDSYTRFGGAISVAANRGNGGFIETSGAQGLFVADSARIDISSLLGQGGHWLIDPDNISIQTAGPDANITGSPNFTDDIPGDGSEPVLTWATIESVLDDGDVTVTTSETGAGDGVITINDSYTFLANTSGNTLSLISATDIVIADGVKLDGGGVDVSLDFTAANDLTVGNGDTGVAIDNIAGSVSLTATAGLLTVNGEINVVGIDGLDADPGNPGVDAMAITLVGGTGVDINAAISSTGGVGGAGNTGNNLGGNGGNGGVITLTATTNNIDIDAAITSTGGAGGTGSGSAADGDGGDGGAIQLTANGGAINVGANLTSQGGLGDTAGVGAALTTSSIDFVHTLGR
- a CDS encoding ShlB/FhaC/HecB family hemolysin secretion/activation protein, producing MRRRILALLFVPMVGSVSAQIDDRGYPVQPAGGAAKFSFEQQSVLTPNAEIPAVTERDEGPSIEVSEFQFDNIPEFPELGISRQSVLQLAEDLRQQYSQKQNQLASGYTEEELQAIAELLPQAKASPSSITELEQVADYILSVSESNTLAGLRKYELQGLVDLLLNQRLANGVSDNADLEKINSLVLDDLISLVTTQRAERGINFYELEDIAAKLSAYYRSRGVFLAKAYIPVQSVKEGVVRLDILAGVLSGVSLQGNTHYSAERLTKPFSQYVGKAANSDEIEEALYLINDFPGVMVQGALTAGASVGETSLDLTVAEEKRWRATVTADNHGAVFTGDNRVLAMVDFFNPSGFGDQLTLGYLQSWSPLNSDVSVFQYRAPVFDERTYAYVSADVNNFSVDGDGDQNIDNLNIEGTNTNYTVGMDRQFKRLPNLGFNAGFAFTEKETEIDADQEIPDAGEKVQGVQLNFSFNNINKRYALMNMAMASVQYGDFKSGVDEGLNQDEEFYKLAIDWSALKIVNLPFTSYQSYVLARTKLRYSESGLPAFEQLPLGGADAVRAFTVSDFSADQAGYLSAEWYVELPMTWVAKSIEDKLKVALFVDGAYGVVNVEAANAAGDSWANLAGAGVLFKFTWREMLGAKISFSKPLASKSNLDNFGDDADSVQTFVEVTFMYD